GCGCGGCCAGCGTGCGCCCCACGGTGTAGATGTCGGTGGCCACCGTCGGCCCGGTCCGCACGATCTCGGGCGCCTGGAATCCCGGTGTGCCGTAGAGGTATCCGTACGAGTTTAGCCGTGACACCGCACCGAGGTCGATCAGCTTGAGCTGTTCCTCGGTGATCATGATGTTCTCGGGCTTGAGGTCGTTGTAGGCCAGCCCGATCGAATGCAGATAGCCGAGTGCGGGCAGGATCTCGAGCATGTAGCCGATCGCCTCGGCCACCGGAAGCCTGGTGCCCCTGGCCTGTTTCAGCGATGTCCCGCCGACGTACTCCATCACGATGTAGCCGACCGGATTGCCGTGCTTGTCATCGTGCTCGACGAAGTTGTAGATCTTGACGATTCCCGGGTGCGTCACCTCGGCCAGGAACTGGCGTTCGGCCATGGCGATCGCCTGGGCCTCCGCGTCACCGGAATGCACCAGGCCTTTGAGCACGACGGGACGCTCGTTCACGTTGTGATCGAAAGCCAGGTACACCCAGCCCAATCCGCCGTGGGCGATACAGCCCTTGATCTCGTACTGGTCGGCCACGATCTCGCCCGGGGACAGCTGCGGCAGGAACGAGTACGCGCTGCCACAGTGCGGGCACCAGCCCTCCGACAGGGCGTGCCCGTCGGAGGACGATCTGCCGACCGGCTTGCCGCAGTTCCAGCAGAACCGCTTCTGCTCGGCCACGACCGGGTTGGTCATCAACGCCGCCAACGGATCCCGCTCGGGCACCCGCGGGATCTCGACCAGCCCGCCGCCCAGCCTGCGGATCGGAGACAACATCCGGGTGGCGATCGTGGCAAGGTTCTGCGGTTCGGTGTCCGCGCCGCCGAACGGCCCGGCATCGGAATCGTCGAACTCCGGACGGAACACCGCCTGGGTCGCCATCGGCCGCATGGTCGACTGCGAGTCCATGTCGAGGTCTTCCAGGCTCGCCGGCTGCGTGCCGGGACCGCCCGCGGTGTCCGGGGTTTCCGGCAGATCGGTGTCGTCGGGTTTCTTCATCAGTCGACATACCTCGCGACCGGGGGCGACGGAGCCGGGCCGAGGACCGTCAACCACTTGCGGTACAACGTGTTCCAGGTGCCGTCGCGGCGGATGCGTTCCAGCGTCGCGTTGACGACGCGGACCAGCGGCGTGTTCTGCAGGTTCAGCCCGATGCCGTAGGGCTCCTCGTTGAGGCTGGGGCCGACGATGTGCAGATACGGATCCTGGGCCACCAGCCCGGCCAGGATCGAATCGTCGGTGCTGACCGCGTCGGCCTGGCGCTGCTGCAGTGCCACCAGGCAGTCGGCCCACGTCACCACCGACACGATGATCGGCGACGGACTGATCTGCTGGATCCGTTTGAGCGACGTGGTGCCGTCCACCACGCACACCCGCTTGCCCGAGAGATCGGAGGCCTGCGAGATGTTGGAGTCACGCGCGGCCAGGATGCGCTGGTGGGCCATGAAATACACCGTGGAGAAATTCACCTCTTTGCGGCGCTCACACGTGATCGTCATGGTCTTGACCACGATGTCGACCTGGTTGTTCTGCAGCGCGGTGATGCGGTCGGCCGAGGACAGGATGCGGTACTCGACCTGTGACGGCGTGCCGAAGATGTCGCGGGCGACCTCCCCGGCGATGTCCACGTCGAATCCGTTGATCTGACCGGTGATCGGATCCCGGAACGAGAACAGATTGCTGCCGATGTCCAGCCCCACCACCAGACGTCCGCGGTCGCGGATCTTGGCCACCGCGGCGTCGGCGTCGGCCTGATTGCTGAACGGCCGCAGACTCGCGGTGCGGTTGCACTCGTCGGTCTCCGGTTCCGGCACCCGCACCGGCTGCGGCGCGAGTTCCTGCATGCCGGCCGGGCTGGGCGGCGCCAGCGTCATCGTCGGCAACGTCAGGGCCGGTGCGCTCTGACTGCAGCCGGCCACCGCCAGGGCCGCGGTCACGACTGCCAACGCCTTCTTCATCGTTCCCATCATCTGTACTCGCTGAGTCGAGGCCACAGTCCGAGGGCCACCGCCAGGGCCGCGGCCACGCTGAGCAGCGCGGCACCCACGGTCGCCCCGGACAGCACCCGGCGGGCGTTGGCGATGTCGTTGCGCAACTGGCTGCGGCTCTGTTCGATGCCCTTGGACAGGGCGCTGTCGAGCTTGTCGAATGCCGACGTGGAATCGTCCTCGCCGGTGCCCAGCGCCACCTGCGTCGCGGCCTGGTAATTGCCCACCGCGATGTAGGCGTTGATCCGGTCGTCGGCCGTGCGCCACTTGGTGAGCAGGTCTTCGGCACCGGTCAGGTCGCTCTTGTCGATGCCGGTGTCGCGGGCCAGATACTGCGCGAGCTGCTGCTGCATGGCCTCGATGCGCTGGTAGTAGGACTGCTTGCGCAGGTTCTCGTCGCCGCGCCGGATCAGTGCCAGAGTCTCGTCGGCCCGGGCCTGCTGGGCGGTGATGGCCAGGTTCGTCACGGTCTTGAGAGACTCGGCCGCGGTGTCCTTGGCGCTGCGGCTGTCCGACGTCGAGATCACCAGCGCGGTGGTCACCCAGATCAGCATGATCAGCACGGCCATACCGCCTGCCACGAACCCGATGTTCACCCGGCGCCGGGTGCGCCGCGCCAGCCAGCGGTTGGCGAACGCGCCGAACATCAACGTGGCCAGCACCACCAGCATCACCGCGGCCGGGATCCGGGTGGAGGCCGTGGTTTCGGCATCGACCCGCGCGGAGGTCTCCTCGTACAGGCGTTGTGCGTCGGGCAGGATCTGCGACTGCATCAGCGCCGAGGCCTCCGACAGGTATGACGAACCGACGGGGTTGCCCGCCCGGTTGTTGGTGCGCGCGGTTTCCACCAGACCGGTGTAGACGGCGAGCCGCGCGTTGATCCGGCCGAGCAGCTGCACCAGGGTCTCGTCGGTCAGCCCGCTCGAAGCCCGCGTCACCGCCACCGAGGCGTCGGTGATGGCCTGCTCGTACCGCTGGCGCACATCGCGGGGTTCGGCACCGGCGATGAAGGCCGTGGCCGCGGCGGCGTCGGCCACCGACAGCGTGGTGTAGAGCTGGCCGGCCGCGAACGCCAGCGGTTCGGTGTGGTCGAGCACCGTGGTCAACGCCTGCTGGCGGTCGTTGATCGTGGTGGACGTCGCGAACGCACTGGCGAGCACGAGCGTCGACAACACCAGCCCGATGGTCAGGATGCGTCCGGGAGTGGTCCACAGAAACCACCAGCGGGGATGGGCAGGAGTGGTCGGCGACCGGGACGCGAGCGGTTCGGTCGAGGGATGTGCCAACTCCACAGTCACCTGCGCACGGACCTCATTTAGTTTCGGTGCAAAACGGGGCGTGCCACCACTATAAAAAAATTCTAAGAGCGCCGCGCTTAGGCTCGCGGAGAAATCGGGCCGCACCGAAACTGCCGACGTTCCTTATCCTGTACGGGTGCGTGGCGACGGTGACGGCTGGGTGTTCTCCGACAACGGCGCCCGCTATTGGGGTCGCCACGGCGCGGCCGGCTTGCTGCTGCGGGCACCGTGGCCGGGCGGATCGGCCGCAGTGCTGCTGCAACACCGCGCCCCGTGGAGTCATCAGGGCGGCACCTGGGCGTTGCCGGGCGGCGCCCGCGACAGTCACGAAACCGCCGAGCAGGCCGCGGTCCGGGAAGCCCACGAGGAAGCCGGAGTGACGGCCGAGCAGCTCACCGTGCGAACCACCGTGGTGACGGCCGAGGTGGCCGGGATCGGCGGCACGCACTGGTCTTACACGACCGTGATCGCCGACGTGCCCGAACCACTGGAGACCATCCCCAACCGCGAGAGTTCGGAATTGCGCTGGGTGGCCGAGGACGAGGTGGCCGAGTTGCCGCTGCATCCGGGGTTCGCCGCGAGCTGGGAGCAGCTGCGCGCGGTGACGGCGACGCTGCCGCTGGAGCTCAGGCCGCGCTGACCGTCGCCTTGAGTGCTTCGGCCGCGGCCCGCGGATCCTCGGCGGCGGTGATCGCGCGGACCACCACGATGCGCCGGGCTCCGGCGGCCAGTACCTCGGGCAGCCGCTGCTGATCGATCCCGCCGATCGCGAACCACGGCTTGGCCGGATTCCGCGCGGCCGTCGAGCGCACCAGGTCCAGACCCGGGGCGGACCGGCCGGGCTTGGTGGGGGTGGGCCAGCACGGCCCGACGCAGAAATAGTCGACCCGCTCGTCGATGGCGGCCGCGGCCTGCCCGGCATCGTGAGTGGAGCGGCCGATCACCGGACGCTCGCCGATGATGCCGCGGGCGACGTCCAGCGGCAGATCGTCCTGGCCGAGGTGCAGCACGTCGGCCCCGGCCGCCAGGGCGATATCGGCCCGGTCGTTGACCGCGAGCAACGCACCGTGGCGCCGCGCCGCGTCGGCCAGGATCTCCAGCGCCTCGAGCTCCTGGCGCGCCTCCATGGGGCCGAACTGCTTCTCCCCGGCCGAGCCCTTGTCCCGCAGCTGGATCAGATCCACCCCGCCTGCCAGCGCGGCATCGGCGAATTCGGCCAGGTCACCACGCTCGCGGCGGGCGTCGGTGCACAGGTAGAGGGTGGCGCGCTGCAAACGGTCGACGGGTGATTCCACACCGCGACGGTAGCCGGTGCCGCCCGAGTACCCTGGACTGGCAATACGGGAGTCCCTGGGACGTGGGGCTGAGAGTGGGCATCCGGACCGGCCCTGACCGTCACACCTGATCCGGGTCATGCCGGCGAAGGGAGCGGGTATGGCGCGAACACTTGCCGTCATCGGCGGCGGTGTCATCGGGCTGTCCGTCGCACGGCGGGCGGCGCTCGACGGCTGGACCGTGCGGCTGCACTGCACGCCCGAGCGCGGCGCGTCGTGGGTGGCCGGCGGCATGCTGGCCCCGCACAGCGAAGGCTGGCCGGGCGAGGAACAGATACTGCAGATCGGCCTGGAATCACTGAAGCTGTGGCACTCGGGATTTCTCGACGGACTGGCGCCCGAGGTGGTCACCGCGCGCGAGTCGCTCGTCGTCGCTGTCGACCGGGCCGATGTGGCCGACCTGCACACCGTCGCCGAATGGTTGTCCGCCCAGGGCCAGCCGGTCGAGCTGACCACCGCCGCCCGTGACGTGGAACCCCTGCTGGCCCAAGGCATCCGGCACGGGTTCCGGGCCACCACCGAACTCGCCGTGGACAACCGTGCCGTGGTCGACGGGCTGGCCGCGCACTGCGAACAGCTGGCCGTGCGGTGGGCCCGGCCGGTGGCGGATCTGGCCGAGATCAACGACGCTTCCGCCGTCGTCGTCGCCAACGGGATCGACGCCCCGAAGCTCCTGCCCGGCCTGCCGGTGCGTCCGGTCAAGGGCGAGGTGCTGCGGCTGCGCTGGCGCAAGGGCTGTATGCCGGTGCCGCAGCGGGTGATCCGGGCCCGCGTGCACGGCCGGCCGGTGTATCTGGTGCCGCGCGCCGACGGCGTCGTGGTGGGCGCTACCCAGTACGAGCACGGCCGCGACACCGCGCCGGTGGTCAGCGGGGTACGTGACCTACTGGAGGACGCCTGCGCCGTGATGCCGGCACTGGGTGAGTACGAGCTCGCCGAGACCGCGGCGGGACTGCGCCCGATGACGCCCGACGGGCTGCCGATCGTCGAGCGCGTCGACGAGCGCACGCTGGTGGCCGTCGGGCACGGCCGGAACGGATTTCTGTTGGCACCGTGGACCGCTGAGCGGATCGCGGCTGAACTCGAGGTGAGCGTGGGAGCGAAATGATCACCATCACGGTCAACAACGAGACTCTCGAGGTGGACGAGCAGACCACCATCGAGGGGCTGCTGGAAACCCGGGGCTTCCCGGACAAGGGCATCGCCGTGGCATTGGACTGGACGGTGCTGCCCCGCTCGGAATGGGATCGCACGCTGTCCGACGGCGCGCGGGTGGAGGTCGTGACGGCGGTGCAGGGTGGCTGATTCTGTCTTGAAGATCGGCGGCCGGGAGTTCGGCTCGCGGCTGATCATGGGGACCGGCGGCGCACCGAATCTGGCTGTGCTGGAAGAAGCCTTGGTGGCCTCGGGAACAGAGCTGACGACGGTGGCGATGCGACGGGTCGACGCCGAGACCGGCACCGGGGTGCTCGACCTGCTCAACCGGCTCGGCATCGCTGCCCTGCCCAACACCGCGGGCTGTCGCGGCGCGGCCGAGGCCGTGCTGACCGCGCAGCTGGCCCGCGAGGCGCTGGGAACCGACATGATCAAGCTCGAAGTCATCGCCGACGAGCGCACCCTGTTGCCCGATGCCATCGAATTGGTCAAGGCCGCAGAACAATTGGTCGACGACGGATTCATCGTGCTGCCCTACACCAACGACGACCCGGTGCTGGCCCGCCGGTTGGAGGATGCGGGCTGTGCCGCGGTCATGCCACTGGGTTCACCGATCGGGACGGGTTTGGGCATTTCCAACCCGCACAACATCGAGATGATCGTCGAGCGGGCCGGCGTGCCGGTGGTGCTGGACGCCGGGATCGGTACGGCCTCT
Above is a window of Mycolicibacterium boenickei DNA encoding:
- a CDS encoding glutamate ABC transporter substrate-binding protein is translated as MGTMKKALAVVTAALAVAGCSQSAPALTLPTMTLAPPSPAGMQELAPQPVRVPEPETDECNRTASLRPFSNQADADAAVAKIRDRGRLVVGLDIGSNLFSFRDPITGQINGFDVDIAGEVARDIFGTPSQVEYRILSSADRITALQNNQVDIVVKTMTITCERRKEVNFSTVYFMAHQRILAARDSNISQASDLSGKRVCVVDGTTSLKRIQQISPSPIIVSVVTWADCLVALQQRQADAVSTDDSILAGLVAQDPYLHIVGPSLNEEPYGIGLNLQNTPLVRVVNATLERIRRDGTWNTLYRKWLTVLGPAPSPPVARYVD
- the glnX gene encoding protein kinase G-activating protein GlnX, translated to MTVELAHPSTEPLASRSPTTPAHPRWWFLWTTPGRILTIGLVLSTLVLASAFATSTTINDRQQALTTVLDHTEPLAFAAGQLYTTLSVADAAAATAFIAGAEPRDVRQRYEQAITDASVAVTRASSGLTDETLVQLLGRINARLAVYTGLVETARTNNRAGNPVGSSYLSEASALMQSQILPDAQRLYEETSARVDAETTASTRIPAAVMLVVLATLMFGAFANRWLARRTRRRVNIGFVAGGMAVLIMLIWVTTALVISTSDSRSAKDTAAESLKTVTNLAITAQQARADETLALIRRGDENLRKQSYYQRIEAMQQQLAQYLARDTGIDKSDLTGAEDLLTKWRTADDRINAYIAVGNYQAATQVALGTGEDDSTSAFDKLDSALSKGIEQSRSQLRNDIANARRVLSGATVGAALLSVAAALAVALGLWPRLSEYR
- a CDS encoding NUDIX hydrolase; this translates as MRGDGDGWVFSDNGARYWGRHGAAGLLLRAPWPGGSAAVLLQHRAPWSHQGGTWALPGGARDSHETAEQAAVREAHEEAGVTAEQLTVRTTVVTAEVAGIGGTHWSYTTVIADVPEPLETIPNRESSELRWVAEDEVAELPLHPGFAASWEQLRAVTATLPLELRPR
- the thiE gene encoding thiamine phosphate synthase, which gives rise to MESPVDRLQRATLYLCTDARRERGDLAEFADAALAGGVDLIQLRDKGSAGEKQFGPMEARQELEALEILADAARRHGALLAVNDRADIALAAGADVLHLGQDDLPLDVARGIIGERPVIGRSTHDAGQAAAAIDERVDYFCVGPCWPTPTKPGRSAPGLDLVRSTAARNPAKPWFAIGGIDQQRLPEVLAAGARRIVVVRAITAAEDPRAAAEALKATVSAA
- the thiO gene encoding glycine oxidase ThiO, which codes for MARTLAVIGGGVIGLSVARRAALDGWTVRLHCTPERGASWVAGGMLAPHSEGWPGEEQILQIGLESLKLWHSGFLDGLAPEVVTARESLVVAVDRADVADLHTVAEWLSAQGQPVELTTAARDVEPLLAQGIRHGFRATTELAVDNRAVVDGLAAHCEQLAVRWARPVADLAEINDASAVVVANGIDAPKLLPGLPVRPVKGEVLRLRWRKGCMPVPQRVIRARVHGRPVYLVPRADGVVVGATQYEHGRDTAPVVSGVRDLLEDACAVMPALGEYELAETAAGLRPMTPDGLPIVERVDERTLVAVGHGRNGFLLAPWTAERIAAELEVSVGAK
- the thiS gene encoding sulfur carrier protein ThiS, which codes for MITITVNNETLEVDEQTTIEGLLETRGFPDKGIAVALDWTVLPRSEWDRTLSDGARVEVVTAVQGG
- the thiG gene encoding thiazole synthase (functions in thiamine (vitamin B1) biosynthesis; in Bacillus subtilis this enzyme catalyzes the formation of thiazole from dehydroxyglycine and 1-deoxy-D-xylulose-5-phosphate and ThiS-thiocarboxylate) translates to MADSVLKIGGREFGSRLIMGTGGAPNLAVLEEALVASGTELTTVAMRRVDAETGTGVLDLLNRLGIAALPNTAGCRGAAEAVLTAQLAREALGTDMIKLEVIADERTLLPDAIELVKAAEQLVDDGFIVLPYTNDDPVLARRLEDAGCAAVMPLGSPIGTGLGISNPHNIEMIVERAGVPVVLDAGIGTASDAAMAMELGCDAVLLATAVTRASDPPTMAAAMSAAVTAGYLARQAGRIPKRFWAQASSPAL